The Muntiacus reevesi chromosome 15, mMunRee1.1, whole genome shotgun sequence region ACCTCTCAAGCCTGTTTCCGCACCTGTCAGGTAGGGATGGCGGTCTCTAGCTGAGAAATGGAATGCGGGCGGGCTCAGTGGTGTCTgcctcttcgccaccccatggactgcagcccgccaggctcctctgtccgtggcgtggggttgccacttccttctccaagggctcttcccaacccaggggtcaaacctttgtctctcgtgtctcctgcattggcaggcagattcttggccaCTGAGCCTGGGAAGCCCGGCCCCGTACCTGGGGAGTCTCTGATCTGTCCAGGCCCTTGCGGTTCCTGACTCCAGTCCTTGCCCCTTCAGGCGAGTGGGCCTAGTTCCTGAGACTCACACTCTTTAGCCTTCCGGGTGGCGGAAGGTGGCAGGCACCGCCTCTCCTTCTGGCTCCGCCCCTTATCTTCCCCTCCTATCCTCAAACCCTGGGCTCACTGGGCCCTGCGGTCCCCGTGGAGGGTcaccggccccgcccccaggatAGCTGGCCCCGCCCCACGTGGATGCCCATCTATTTAAGGAGGCTGAGCACCCAGGAGCCTCCACGTTTGCCTCGAGGTGCACGCCAGGCTCAGCTCGGCGATGGAAGCCGAAGCTTCTCCGCCGGTGGGATCTCCCCCTTGCTTCCTGTGGTTCCAGAGGCCTGGCGTCTACAAGGATGAGAAGGGGAGGATCTGGGTGGCTGTGGCTGTGCAGATCAATCCCTCCCACCGAGCCCGGGGCAGAGGGGCCCCTGAGAGCACAGTGAGTCCTGGGGCCGTAGAGGAGCCAGTGGAAGGGCGGTGGTGTCGCGCGACTCCAGCTCATGGGGGCCTACACATTCTGCAGTAGGGCCCAGAATAGAGGTGAGAGGCTGGAGTTCTCAGCGGCACCGGAAGACGGCCTGCGTGGGTTTTAGCGTGCTGATCCTGGCCCCAGAAGCCCCTGCCCCGAGTGGCACAGACAGAGCTTATCGACCAGAGGTGATGTGATCCTCCGTGGGGTGGCTGAGAGAGAAGGAGAGCGCCAGCAAGCTCAGGGCCTAGTCTTGCCCCCAGTGCGTGTTGAAAAGGCTTCATTGATAAGGGGGCTATTCAGTTGGGCCCTGCAGGATGCATAGGAGTTTTCCAGGATCAGAAAGGAGACAGGACTAGCACAAGCAAAAGCATTGCAACCTAGAGGCAGTGGGTGGGCCAACAGAGTAAAATTTACCTTGGCTTCAGACTCCTaaactgcaaaatgggaataatctaCCACGAGACAAGTGAATCACTAGGACAGGTCACCAGCTGAATGGCCCGCAGAGCATCTGAGAGACAATGTGTCCTAGAACCCCACCTTGGAAATGGATTCAGGAGCACTGGGTGGAATCGAAGATGTTTGAAAAGCTCCTCAGGTGATAAGGATAATCAAATTGGAAACTGCTGCCCTAAACTAAGGGCTGGGATCACAGTCAACCTTTGAGAGATGAAATATAAATTCTTCAGGGTAATACCCTggtactggggaagattgaaggcaaaaggagaagggggaggcaaaggatgagatggttagatagcatcatcgactctgtggacatgaatttgtgcaaactctgggagatagtggaggtcagagaagcctggcttgctacagtccatggggtcacaaagagttggacatgatttagcgactgaacaacggcaAATATGGTAAATACTTATTCAGGTGTTAAACAAGCAATTCGCTGTTATTTTAGCCGCTAAGTCGcctccgactcttgtgatcccatggactgtagcctgctaggctcctctgtccctgggattttccaggcaacaatactggagtattgtttgccacttccttctccaggggatcttcccaacccagggttcgaatccgggtctcctgcattgcaggcagattcttaactgactgagctatcagggaagtcctaaccacaACACATTTCCTAACAATCTTCAAATAGGTTATCCAGAAAGTTTTTGGTAAACAACAATGCAAGTCTGTCCCATACCTCCACCCAGTAAAGCATGCAGAAAAATTTGGACAAAATAGtttagtatgtttttaaaaagcatacaaaAGTGTTCAGTGGGAAAACAATGGGTTCTTCAAATAATTGAGCCTTGAGTGGCGTAAGGGAACTAGAGCATGAGCAttgttttcagtctttaaaatgattatttcttaATAGTTGATCTGGGTTTTCACATGCAGTCTTAGGATAGGAAATGGCTGTCTAAGTGTGATCTAATGCAAGGATCAGCAAACTTTTTGTGAAGGGTCTTGATAGTAAAAATTTTCAGCTTCCATACAGTAAAGACTTCAGAGCAATTACTCAACTCTGCCCTCATAGTACAAACACAgccaaagacaacacacaaaggaagacatttttgtttattttcaataaagctttatttacaaaagcagatgGTGGGCCAGATTGGGTCCATACTGTGTTTGTACCTGATCTAAGCCAGAATCCAAAGGGAAAGAGATTTTGCTGCATAGTTCAAAATATCCCTCTTGCAAAACCCATCCCATAAAAGTCGTAGGACAAGAGACTAAGGAAAATCACTTGCAAATCGTATGACTGATAAAGGGCTAGATTCTTAACTTGGAAAAGTGTTCATCACAAAGAAAAGACAACTGTagaatagaaaactgtaaaataacCTTTACATTTATTAATAGTTGCATCATACATGGAGCTTTGGTTGTATGACTGATAAAGGGCTAGATTATTAACTCAGAAAAGTGTTCATcacaaagaaaagaagacaactatagaatagaaaactgtaaaataacCTTTACATTTATTAATAGTTGCATCATACATGGAGCTTTGGTTACATTTGACTGATGACTTTCCTGCATTTCTATACTTTTCTGCATTGACctaattttctttgtgtgtgtgatgttcaCAAGAAGTAATAATGGCCATGatcaaaactacaaaatattttttttgggaAAATCCTTCACTCCCAGGTTCTGACCTCTATGgatatcttgtttttaaaaagagaattttttaaactatggaaGTGGCCAAGACAGACAGCCAAGAGTGTCCTGAGTAGGCCTAAACATTTCTGATGGGCTGGAAACAGAAGCTAACTTTTCAGGGTGCAGGGGGTAAGGTGGGGTGCAGGCCTGTGGGAGGGTGGTACCAGAGAGGAGGCCTGGAAAGAACTAGTCCTCTCAGGTCCAGGAAAACCCCCAACTGATGGTGCCGAGACTCTGGGTGTGGGACTCTAAAAGCATGGCCATCCTACCTCTGCTCTGGGCAGTGACCCCGCCCCAGCTGGGCCAGAGGATCCAGGACCCTGGTTGTGTGTGCAGCTCAGCATCCCTAATGGGGCCCGTCTTTCCCTCCAGCATGAAGTCAGCATCATGGTCCATCTGTGGCAATTACCCAACCAGATGCCCAGGCCCCCCAGCTGTCTGTTTGTGTCTGGGCTGCCCATGAAGTGGGAGCTCTATCCCGGGCGAAGGTACCAAGGAACGGAttccagactctgggagatagtggaccaTGGCCAGGCAAGTGCGTGGTGGCCCATGTGAGGGGGGTGGCCGTTAAGTAGTGGCCACAGGGTTGCGAGGTGGGACAAAGGAAAGGGGGAGTCCTTCCCCAGTCCCTTGAAATCTACAAACCCAGGTTCCCGTTGGCTTCACTGGGATGGAAGGGCATGATCCCTGGAGCTCTGATCACTGCTTCCCCTTCTACAGGTCATCTCCACGGAAAATCTGGTCCTCAAACGTCTGCCAAGTGGGAGCCACTGATGAGGCTGGTAGGTCAGGTCTGGAGACTCTCAACGCGGAGGGCCGACCCTCTTTTCAGGAAGACCCCACCAGTCACCTTGCCCTCAGGCTGTTTCTTGAGTTTTTCTTACATAACTGCCCCTTTCCTCCCCGTCCCAACCCCACTGGACAGTGATTTCCACCAGGGacagacaccccccccccccccagttcaTTCACAAAGCACTGAATAATGGTTCTCACTCAGTTCTCTTAAGAATGAGGTGTACCTATGAACATCTCGTGTTGCAGACAAGGAaacaggctctgggagctggAAGGCTTTCCCTGAGACCACAGAGCCTGGAAAGAGCCGCGATCAAGCTTGGATCCACTGACCTCGGAACTCTTTAGGGCCGACCTTGGCACTGGCGCGCCACAAGTCCGGTCGATGGCAGTGGCCTTTGGGGACCCTGCGGTGACCCACAGAGCCTTCTCCCTGAGACGGGCAGCAGCCTGAACTGCGCTGAGGGCCTCGAGTAGGGCCTGCTGTCCTACCCCTGGTCCTGCCCCGACCGGGCGCCCGCCCAGTCCTCCAAGCATCCCTGACCGTTACCTTTTGTCTT contains the following coding sequences:
- the TCL1B gene encoding T-cell leukemia/lymphoma protein 1B, which encodes MEAEASPPVGSPPCFLWFQRPGVYKDEKGRIWVAVAVQINPSHRARGRGAPESTHEVSIMVHLWQLPNQMPRPPSCLFVSGLPMKWELYPGRRYQGTDSRLWEIVDHGQANPAGPVSSARIPMHRLIGLHT